DNA from Arthrobacter sp. FW305-BF8:
GCGGCAAAGTGGAACCTGGCGAGGTCCCCGAGAGTGCACTGCACCGGGAGCTGCGCGAGGAACTCGGCATCGCCGTCGTTCTTGGGGCGGAGCTGTTGGCGCCCGGGCCAGCCGGCTGGCCCCTGAACGACAAGGCCGCGATGCGGGTGTGGTTCGCGGAAGTGGCAGACGGAGAACCGCGGCCGCTCGAAGATCACGATGAACTCCGCTGGGTCAGCATCAGCGAAGGTGACGAAGCTCTCAGCCTGCCCTGGATTCCGGCCGACCTCCCGATTGTCCGGGCGCTGCTCGCCAGCGTCGCCGCGGCGAACCGCGCAAACTCTCTCCGCGGAAATTAACACCACCCTTCACGGCTCTCCTCGAGCTGATTGTTCGGATTTGTTGCCGCGCGGAGCTGCTGGGCAGAATTACATGCTGGACACCCCCGCGGTGTCTCACTCCTTGAACAGTTCCGGGAGATTTCCGCGCCCAGCCCTGAAGGAACCGCATGATATCCGTGAGCCGTGTCGTCAAGAGCTACGGCTCCGGGGCCGCGCAGGTCCGCGCCCTCGACGACGTCACAATGTCCGTGAAAAAGGGCGAAATATTCGGCGTCGTGGGGCAGAGCGGCGCAGGCAAAAGCACCCTGATCCGCACCATCAACTCCCTGGAACAGCCGGATTCCGGAACCGTCCACGTCGGCGGCCGGGACATGACAAAGCTGGCCGGCAGGGAGCTGCGGCAGGCCCGCCACGACATCGG
Protein-coding regions in this window:
- a CDS encoding (deoxy)nucleoside triphosphate pyrophosphohydrolase; protein product: MTELINVVGGAVVDSLSAPVRLLVARRTAPPQFAGMWEFPGGKVEPGEVPESALHRELREELGIAVVLGAELLAPGPAGWPLNDKAAMRVWFAEVADGEPRPLEDHDELRWVSISEGDEALSLPWIPADLPIVRALLASVAAANRANSLRGN